The Danaus plexippus chromosome 24, MEX_DaPlex, whole genome shotgun sequence DNA window gtatgttagTGTGTGTAAGgggtaaataaaatcaatataattcttGGCAtagttgtaattaatttttaatcgattttaagtaacaaaaaaaaagattccTTCAACTTTCGTCTATCATAAACGGGACCGCTAGATGAAGCgagactatttaaaaaaaaaaaaattgaaattaattacaaaaatatattccatgattataataagtttacaCTTAACTAAAGAAAAACCATTACAATATCACATTTCTACTTACAATAGAGAGATATTGGCGATCTTTTAATCCCttataaatgagaattaaaacaaacaaaaaaaaatacaagttctCGGCCGTGTCCAACTACAATAATCACTAAGTTATCGGAAGAGATAAAATATTGCCcgtagattataataaaaacaatgttttgtaCAAGAACTTAAAATTAGCATTTGGCTAATAGTGACAGACGGCGTTCAGGTCCCCAAGGGACCGAGTCAACGTAACCACAACCTAACAATATCATTGAGACACTTTATTACACCCGACACATCCACCTATCACATTTTTAACGTAAATcagaaataaaacgaattcgtatacgataaaaattaaactagaTTTCATAGTATTCTATGAGAAAAttggttttatgttaaatttttcaggCATTACAATATTAAGTACGATAATATAGCAATCATATTGCTTTAATCTGGAATAGTGATGTGAGCCGATTGTCCGATAAAATTATACCGATAAAAATGTTCAGCTGTTAAGTACATTTACAACATTTTACACGGCCCATGTATACAGGACATGACTCGAGCGTCGCAGGAGTTTAACTGAGATGTGTCCAAAACTGTACGACCTTAAGTCTAAAATTGAGCATAAGCATGTAAGACTTaaaaggaaacaaaaaaaaaagttgaataaatttttaaatttcctcaAAAATGTGTaagattatttacaaaatatttacatgagTGCGTTTCCATCGATGGAATTTGAAAAAAGCGATTTGGCCacgtcattataaaaaaaaaaaaatatgaaattcacGTAGAAAATGTATTCAGCCTTCTGAAATAAGACGTgtatgtgatattaaaataaaataagttcatAACTATATGCTATTGAAATGAAAGATCTTTGACCGATTGTGTTAGAGACGGATAATCGCATCACAACCTTATCTGCAAGTAACTCCTAGTTCACTATGTcgtttacatacatacatacatacatacatatacatgtattaaTCACAAACTAATCTGAAGGAAGACCACATTTTCTATATGTCCATGGATAACTAACAGTAGCGTAAAATAGAGAAATTAAatctaagaaaatttttattcgatCTAAGTAGGAACTGAGTGCAAATGTGATGGTTCAAGAGATCTCAAAGAAAACGATGAAAAAATGCAACGGATATATAGTGATTTCAAATGGGATTTGTATTTCATCGATATTGTTACATCACTAATGTATCGATCAGGaactctattttattaaatatagatagctaTTTGACAACAAAACTCTTGTATATACTATTGTTTATTGCGCGATCATAAAacctgttttaaaaatttatatatcgtttttgaattatatatatatttttttaaatttcagtacTTTTAGACTCATAACTAGGTACAGGTTAAAATGTGATTGTTCTCACAGAACATATAACGCTCGGTGGAGTTACATGTACGTGTAAAGCTTTCCTCTATCATGCATGTAAACAAtactcttatataatatagagtGATAATCAGATTATTGCTTCCACACACCGATTGTAAAGATTAGTTTTCTTAAAGGCATCAGATCTCACCGCTGACGTAAACTTAacgtaacaaataattaatctcTAGAAGATCATAAATTTCacaataaagtaaatacaacCAAATATTATCGTCTGGTAACTGTGCTTTCATGAAAACTAAtcgatagtttaaaaaaaaaaaaacaatttacataataatcgAAATCACATTTCATACCCAGTATAATAGTTACAATAACGTCTACTCGCGTAATTcagaatatttatacacaataTCGATATAAGTTCTAAAAAAAGGAAACGTGAATTTCGCATCACTAATGTCAAAACGAATTTCGTATTCGATACACACCACTGTTCGGGAGCGAGActctaaacattttttaataatttttgttattttttttatatactaataataccATCATTAGTTCTAGTTTAAGTGCACCTACATAACGGCAAAGGGGTTACTGTTTGTCTTTGTGAGCTAAAGTATGGGGGAGGATGTGTTCCGCGGGCAGCAGGGAAGGTTGGTGGGCGTAGTTCCTGATCTGATGGAGGGAGATCAGCTGATTGGGAAACGAGTTCGGCTGCTGCTTCCCTTGTTGGAAGTGGAGCGGGTCGTACAGATAAGGTCTCGTGGGCAGCGCACTGTGATGGGACAGTCCGTTTAAGTGAGGGGCCATCGAGTTGATCGGTGTGAAGGCGGAATTCGCAGCTGATGACACTGGAGGCTGGATGCGGTCTTCTTGGCTCTCGTGCTGAGCGAACAATGCCCTTTGTTGTTGTAACTGTTGTTCGTGATGCTCGTCGCTTTCTCTCTGTTGGTGATAGCCTCCCTCATCCGACATGTGTGCCGCTGAGTCCGGGCTGACTTCGGCCAGTATGGGTGGTCAGCAAATGGAGCGGCAGTGGGGGCGGCCGCCGCCAGGGACCTGTTTAGACCGCTCAGACCTAATGCAGATATCGGCGGCCGCTTGTCTGCTCTCTCCGCGTGCTTGTTCATATGTTTACTTAAGTATGTCTCTTGAGTGTAACTTTTGCCACAGTATTGGCATATGTGCGTCTTGAGATGCTTCGACTCCTTATGTTTAGGAATGTGTTCCAGCAGGTCTTTCTCGTGTGTGAAACACTTGTAACAGGAATTACATTTGAACGGTTTGTCTGTTTGGTGACAGCGACTGTGGCTTTGGAGGTTAGAGAGTTGGGAGAAGGCTTTAGTGCATCCGATCTGAGTGCATCGATAGGGTTTGTCGCCGGTGTGGGTGCGGATGTGTTGCTGAAGATGAGACAGCTGCGTGAATTTACGCTGGCAGATCTCGCAGCGATAAGGTTTGATACCTAAGTGGATGCGGGAGTGTTGCGCCAGATACGACGAGTTTGCAAAAGCCTTCGGGCACTGCGTGCATCGGTAAGGCTTCGCTTCGCGGAGATGAATCTGTGTGTGCAGCTGTAGATCCGCTTTGGAGCCGAACacctgaaaacaaaaaaaaaaaacatatgttaaatttaatttattaagcaGAATCTATAGtcatattgtaataatgaCCAGGTTTACTAGgagcatattttaaaaaaagtgcatctatatttattattactaaatgcAGCCACAAGTCGTAAACTAAATTTGTCCTTGAACGACATCCGCCGGTAACGAAACGAATTGCTTGTAGTTTATGCGAAacaaggtttttttatttacttaagagTATAACGCGGTAATAAAGCCAGGATGCCACCTTCACGGCGGTTTTTCACGCATCTTGAGTAGCCGACTTCCGCAAAGTTAATCTACTGgagaatttttgtaattatattctaaactaaatcattattaaaaaacgaatTAGTCACAGTTGAAGCTATTATTTGTCTGACCAAGTCGAGTGTTCCCCGATATCAAATCGACAGTATTGTGTTTATCtgctaatatattttgaaatgttgtTGCTAAAGAAGCTTCAAGTTCTAGAGATCACGCGTGCCAACGACGTGTATAATGAGAATGGCGCACAATCAAAGGCTGTTTCGGAACCGCACCGATACTCATTGTGATATTCTAAATTAGTTTCTGAACTAAAACCTCTGAGTCATCTCACCGAGACGGTTTATTCAGTGTCCAACAATGAAACTGTGGGCCACGTTCCTCCAGGCACCGGATTCTATTGACGAAACACGACTCAATTTTAAGTTCTCAACAACATTTTTCGATAGATTCAAATCGAAATTATCTCTTGAGAACCAAgcaaataaaactcaaattacATCATCAAGTATAAGTATCTATTGACGAAAACAGTTTAGAAAcgaatcaaatataaaatgatcttAATAATGTTCGTGTTCGTATGATTTTATCTCCTCGTGCTATGTTTATAAGGGTCATTGTTGCTGTTGTCAATGATGATGGCAATGAGTTTCTATTTGACAGAGTTGCAGGTTCGGTAGCACGTTGCATGACTAGTCAGAATACGCAAACACGAACCCGATTGGTCACAGCCTGAACATAATTAAAGTTTGGAGCAGCACTTAATGGCATGAGGCTGGTAATTCGAGGTGGTGGTTGACTTTTAATAGGACTTCGTGAAGGATTGATTCACCGCAAAGGAATCTGTGTTAAATTGATGTATTGTAACAGCACCTTCCGCTCCATCTAAAATAGCTTCGGTTATTTAGGAATAGTCGTTTGTTGCCTCCAACATAGAACTTTTACAGAGTTGTGGAATGAAAAAAGATATGAATCattcgattaaaaaaatcgaCCAATTGTAACAATCACTAATGAAGTTATGATTTgttgatgtaaaataaaattaaaataataaccagAGAATGTGTCGAgcgaaacaaattaaaacaaaaaatatgatcaACAACCAACAAAAAAAAGAGCACGAGTGTGttgtaaaaatacattcaacTAACAGTGaagttcaataataaattaatatacaaactaAGAATTCTTTGAATTGTTTGtaacaccaaaaaaaaaaataagtaaaaaaaagaattaaaaattattattatttaaagtgcggtttaaaaacatttaagttaTCGTAAGCTCAGCCTGACGTATAATGATAGGGTGACATGAAATGCTTTGATTTGAAGCAGATAACTTCCCCTAAAGATGTTGTGAGGGTAAGGGATTAATGTCCTTATTAAGGACCGGACATCCATTATAACGTTTTAAACTGACCCTTAACCCGAAAAATTGCTAGACCTCAAAACAAACATGTCACGTTTATCTTAAACGTCCAAAGAGGTTAAGAGGGGCTTATTTTTTGACACTTGCAAGttgtaatgtattattttggcAAAGCGTCCACACTAACactgtttatgaataaaaaaagatcCGTTTAATTACACaaacaaattacatttcataaattatttatgttttgcaaAAATACAAGCAAGATTTTAACTAATTTCCTTAAGGCCCCTTTCGGTAAAAACAACCACAAAAACTCACAACGGACAGATTCAGTgtcctaaaattattatttatcgtcAGCATACATCCCGCCTATTTGTCTGCAAGGCTCAGGGGTCGTTCTGTAATGAGGTTTTTTTGTCACAATTTTGACTATTGCGAAGGATTTGTAACAATACACCGAAGTAACTGACCAAAGCGTTTTCTTTGTCTCTAGTGTGAATACAGCCTTACACTAGCGTACACGACCTAAGATTGacacattacatacatttttaagatCCGCATGACAGGTTAGTAAGTGACACGGGTCGACAAATAAAggataatgaaattaattataccgGAGCTTCTTACCGAAATAAAACGCAGTGGATTCAGATTATCTACTTTAAAAATGACTTCTTTATAACCGATGAAGTTCGAAAGCTGCTCCGCAATTAATCGatgaatgttaataaaaatgtgttttagaATTACAACATGTACAAAcccgtttattatatttaaatacgtatTGTGGCGGAAACAGCTGCTACTGTTAGATAGTAGTTAATTTACTGTACTAAATtgtacaagttttttttttttttttataaaattagctCAGCCAAAGGTGATTGTTTCAGTCTTAGATATTTCCAATTGCAACTAATACTAATTGCAAATTAGCTtgacatttgatttattaaaagactTCCTTCTATTAAATCAATACCATTGAATCGGTTTAttccaataattattttatttaaatcgacGTATGAACGTTAACGTTTTTTaacggaataaataaaaataataataataattaaaaatctaaacttaaagatattataacGTCATCTTGATATGGAGCCGTTAAATTTTGAACCTCAGTGACAAACATcgtcttaaaaaaaacttagcaatgattaattatttcactGGCAACATTGACTTTTACTTCAGTTCGTTTTTGTGCAATCTTATAATTCCTTTTTACTGATACAAGCAAAATTCATACAGTGTAAAATTCTATAACATCGTTCTAGATGTTTAAGAGACATTGtatttcacaataaatttTCCATGGCCTTCTATACAGACCATTGGTTTtgataatttagaattatagTACTTGTTATGTCATAGATAGAACGAATTAGCCGACctctttagtttttttttttttttttagaaaaaaactgTCAATGTCAAGCTTGGCCATGCGTTAAATATTGGCGCAACGATCGTAAAAACTGGATAATTCAGGTAAATAGCAAGAAATCAACTGTTACTAAACCAAACGAATCGATTCAAGCGagatcatattttttgttacaatattcataatttgtaAACTTCAATGAGACTTATTATGGCTGTGGTGAAACTATTTGttgtattgattgatttttttataacatttttttttattatacatacctacccaataaagattatatatttagatttaaaattattaacattaaatgttaagaatgtaaaattatctcagttttattttaagacagGCAAAATTGTTCACGATTTGATTGaactaaacaaattattcgtcgaaataatataagatttttaaaagtacatatttttaaacatataactgggtaattaatttcagaataattttaataaaattacaattttagaaGCAATAAATATGAGTGGaactaaatatatgatttttaaaaagatgatATAcacttgtaaaattaaatatgtacatacagatataaagaatatttggaggagaaataaaatggaatttaaactttatattgattaTCATTACGccaaataatttagaaaaaataattatttattaactataacaAACACTTATTTACGttcaaaaaatgtatataaaaagaattttataaaagatagatAAATCTACAAAATCCATTTTTAGTTAGTTTTCACCCTATGCGTGGgcatattatgaaatacataggaattatatgtaaaatactaTCAGAGATATTTATGGCATCCTCAAGTAAAGCTGGGAGATACAAGTAGTATGTTGATTTGTAATTCCCAAAGCTGTAACTGATAAATTGAAATCTTTGGACGAGTTCGTATCAGCACGTGCCGAATAAAAAcctatttcaaaataactgtttttaaaGCATTGAGGTAAATCAGTGGGACCAAGACCCCAATTGGACCCTACCGCGATCATTCAATTTTGGACCCTAAATTCAAACACGTTAGAACGGAACGTAATAATTCACAGTAGTTTTTTACTTTGTCACCCACAGCAAGTAAGAAAAAGTTGGAAATCGTGCgctttgacaaaaaaaaaaaaaagaaaccatTCAGTATTGGCATTGAAGTCGGATGGATTTGGGCGTGGAAATTCGTTTTGGGCGTCCAATTTGGCGCAAGTCTCTCAGATGTCTTCGTCTTTTGTAAGACgtgaaatcatatttaatgcTGTTTGTAAATTGTGAAAGATTACTTTTCAAAAttgatagatagatagatgtTTTTGGCTGACTAGAAAAGGGATAGTTCTTAATTCTATTTGtcattgcaatatttttgGGTTTTCCTGGTATTTGATAGATTATGTCCATTATATGTTAAGGGAGAGAAATCTCTACGAAACGTACTTAAACAATTGCtatcgataaatattaaattggttaagatatttttacttaattattgtGCCATCTTTAGGaagttaaataagtttttttttgggcGTTTGTAATGATTtctaattatgttataatgtattacAGGTACAACATTGAAAGGCTTAAACTTTTCTACGGCGCTAAGGACATAGTGCTGATACAATGTTACTGTTTTGACGGACGCATACAATGAACTCCTGTTCTATGAATTcccataaaaaaatgtgaacaAAAGCCATTACCTACTAACATAACGCAATATTGGATCGATGAAACCCATCGTTAGTGGGGTTCCAGGATCCATTAAGATTTCCGCCCGATGTCGTGAGATGCGCGGGAGCATGATTATGTACAGATTTCAAACGGCCTAAATACTTCATATAAGGTTTTCTAAATTCGAACTTATTACTTCCCGTATAAGGTTCATTTTGAACGTTTCAGATCTTAAATGGATTTGCGCCTACATTATTACAATGTTGATTTAATGTACAGCACATTATAGTTCAATCTCGTTTGGTGTTACGCAGATAATTGTGGTTCGACCAGAGCTTGAGCCTCGTCACGGGAATTTAGTGTTAATGACAATAGCCATAAAGGTAGTAATCCTTTGAGCTTTATAGTTTCGCAGAAAGCCGCCCGAGTTGTTTGGTATCACTCATTTTTATAGTGGTTTTGAGATAATGGTATTGATTTACCACCATACTTGGTATCTTTAGAAATCTGttatatttcgtatatatagctatataataataactcgCTCTCATGGATATGAAATTtcaatcttattatatatgtttatataatataaatataattttatttatcaataaatattctcgAGGTCGATACGGTTGTTAAATGTTTGAgtactttaatgttttatatatttgaatgtatatTTAGGACTCGGTGTAATTGTTTTCGTCGTAAAtcatctttaattatatactgagagagataaatttttcaaattagttTCCTAAAATGGTAAGTAATTTAAGGATCTCGTTTAAAATTGTGttcaattttaagtttaatagtAATCCAGCAATTAATAGTCATTCCATTAACGTGAGGAAATGCGAGAAACTTATACGTGTTTGGTAAAAGGAGTTTTCATAATGCCGTCTCTTTCTATCTCcgtgtaaaatatatagctGTCCTTATCACCCGTGATGACTGTAAATCTACCTTCTTATAAGTAAaggaattaaaactttttgcttaaaaactttttgcatTGTGAATTCCGATCAATGATGTcggatgtttattttgttaagcaATTATAATGGCTGGACTGACTTCgataaaacttttcaaagCAAGcggttattgtttttaaagtgcTTCTTTAAGGTTAGCAGCATTTAATCCTTGAAAGGCCCAGCTGGTAGACATGGAGATTGGTAAGAATCTTGACAATTCgcgaaaatttctaaacttatttctatgaaacatcatattaaaaaagacaATAAACTACCAGAGCAGTCGCGGGACGCGACTAGTCCTTTGTAACGTTGTGATGcaaatgttaattattaaatatatacatatatataattcaaaatcttTATTAGTATGCCCTTTCtaaacattacaatatctGTGGCTTGTGACGTCATGTAACAGGTGATCGGGAATTTCACTGAACTGTCTTTGTCCTTATATGGAAGTCGTCgtcataaaaaaagattttataacatacagataggaaatattaatttctgatattattaatctatACCTAT harbors:
- the LOC116776062 gene encoding LOW QUALITY PROTEIN: zinc finger protein rotund-like (The sequence of the model RefSeq protein was modified relative to this genomic sequence to represent the inferred CDS: inserted 1 base in 1 codon); protein product: MSDCYDASCGMYTTWYSRGEGGMHHHQMGQLYHGAPMIKTEAGVNSDCMMAVDYAPPIKAGASSAFVWSGGGVTGGGGQEQPAPQPAAVPTGTSGGGGAQGLVHWMSVMAEHMGGGHHDSHYALPPWNNGSVDHCQQKDLDYGAWSRPRGAMAIKQGYEAKMSTGDGTVHQKTDDRLGHHQSMSQMLYGAGLGPGRSGSSSSSPVGGNNTGSGLLVVPQPLGKGPTKLQPLHSHARKYHCKMCPQVFGSKADLQLHTQIHLREAKPYRCTQCPKAFANSSYLAQHSRIHLGIKPYRCEICQRKFTQLSHLQQHIRTHTGDKPYRCTQIGCTKAFSQLSNLQSHSRCHQTDKPFKCNSCYKCFTHEKDLLEHIPKHKESKHLKTHICQYCGKSYTQETYLSKHMNKHAERADKRPPISALGLSGLNRSLAAAAPTAAPFADHPYWPKXSPDSAAHMSDEGGYHQQRESDEHHEQQLQQQRALFAQHESQEDRIQPPVSSAANSAFTPINSMAPHLNGLSHHSALPTRPYLYDPLHFQQGKQQPNSFPNQLISLHQIRNYAHQPSLLPAEHILPHTLAHKDKQ